The Ignavibacteria bacterium genomic sequence GCATCAGGGATAAAAAACAGGTCCTCGATGAAATCTGTACGCTAAGAAAGCTGGAATATGAAAACATTGCTTTTATAGGCGATGATGTAAACGACATTGAAATCCTGCAGAGCGCAGGCCTTACGGCGGCTCCTTCGGATGCAATGGATGACATAATTGACATGGTCGATTATGTCTGCAAGCGCCGCGGAGGCGACGGAGCCTTCCGGGAATTCGTAGAATTTATTTTACAAACAATAGATCCAAAATCTTCTAAACAAACTGAAAAAGTGGAAACTGTATGAAAACCTTAATTTCTTTTTTACTTATTGCCGGAAGCTTATATGCTTCTCCGGGGAAGTTTTCTTCCCTCAAGCAGGAAATCTCAAAAGGCAATTTTACAAAAGCTTCAAAAATGATCGATTCCCTCGTTGCTTCTAATTCTCTTACAATTGCGGAAGTAAATGACCTCAAATTTGAAAAGGATAAAATGGACAGGATAAGGCTCGATTTCCAGAAGACAGCCGATGACATACTGAAATATGTAAAGAAATATTATCCTGAGGCTGATAACAAGATGCTTGAGAAATGGGAAAAAGATTATTCTCTTGAATCGGCTATAATTGACGGGCAGAAAAGATACTTTAACCGTGCGGCTTCAAATCTCTTCCTGATAAACAAAAAAGCAAAACTTAAGAAAGAGAAAGTTGAGGGCTCAAAAGACGCCCTGAAGGATTTCCTGAAAACTCACGTGCCTCAGGTTGTAAAGGATTCTGAAGAGGGCAAAAGTAAAGTTACAGATCCTGTAAAAATGCATATAACTTATACGCTTACTGTTAAGCCGAACGTTGTCCCTGACGGCGAGACTATAAGGTGCTGGCTTCCATACCCGAGAGAGGGAAAAGAAAGACAGACAGATATTAAACTCTTATCTGTAAACGATAAGAATTACATCCTTTCAGATAAAGATAACCTGCAGAGGACCTTATACATGGAAAAGGACGCGGTGAAAGATGAGCCAACTGTATTCAGGATGGAACTTTCCTACACCTGCTCTTCCGAATGGTTCAATATTGAGCCCGGAGATGTTAAGCCTTATGATAAGTCATCTGAATTCTATAAAACATATACTTCAGAACGTGCTCCTCACATAGTGTTTTCTGAAAACATTAAAAAGCTTTCCAAACAGATTGTAGGCAGGGAAACAAACCCGTACCTTAAGGCCAGGCTCATATTCAAATGGATTAACGACAATATTCCCTGGGCCGGTGCACGTGAATATTCAACTCTGGAGAATATTCCGGAATACGCTCTTAAAAACCGCCACGGCGACTGCGGCATAAAAACTCTGCTGTTTATGACTCTGGCAAGATACAACGGAATTCCAGCAAAGTGGCAGAGCGGATGGATGATGCATCCAGTGGAAGTAAACCTGCACGACTGGTGTGAGGCTTATTTTGAAGGCTACGGCTGGGTACCGGTTGATCAGTCATTCGGAATTCAGGACTATTCAAAGGATAATAAAGTAAAATACTTTTATACAAACGGACTGGATTCATACAGATATGTAGTAAATGATGATTTTT encodes the following:
- a CDS encoding HAD-IIIA family hydrolase; this translates as MFNLEKIKKIKLVLTDIDGVWTDGGLYYTADGMVMKRFNVKDGMGVNRLRERGIETGIVSGDNSEIITARGQRLKLDLIYIGIRDKKQVLDEICTLRKLEYENIAFIGDDVNDIEILQSAGLTAAPSDAMDDIIDMVDYVCKRRGGDGAFREFVEFILQTIDPKSSKQTEKVETV
- a CDS encoding transglutaminase domain-containing protein, giving the protein MKTLISFLLIAGSLYASPGKFSSLKQEISKGNFTKASKMIDSLVASNSLTIAEVNDLKFEKDKMDRIRLDFQKTADDILKYVKKYYPEADNKMLEKWEKDYSLESAIIDGQKRYFNRAASNLFLINKKAKLKKEKVEGSKDALKDFLKTHVPQVVKDSEEGKSKVTDPVKMHITYTLTVKPNVVPDGETIRCWLPYPREGKERQTDIKLLSVNDKNYILSDKDNLQRTLYMEKDAVKDEPTVFRMELSYTCSSEWFNIEPGDVKPYDKSSEFYKTYTSERAPHIVFSENIKKLSKQIVGRETNPYLKARLIFKWINDNIPWAGAREYSTLENIPEYALKNRHGDCGIKTLLFMTLARYNGIPAKWQSGWMMHPVEVNLHDWCEAYFEGYGWVPVDQSFGIQDYSKDNKVKYFYTNGLDSYRYVVNDDFSKELSPRKEFPRSETVDFQRGEVEWKGGNLYFDKWNYNMDIKYNEDTAQK